One Vanessa cardui chromosome 17, ilVanCard2.1, whole genome shotgun sequence DNA window includes the following coding sequences:
- the LOC124536622 gene encoding wiskott-Aldrich syndrome protein family member 3, which yields MPLPKRCVEPVHVSRGTVPERLDVPSELEAVTNGTLANTVRQLSSLSKHAEDMFGELTREATSLAERTNVLQARIDRLAIKVTQLDSGVEEVSLQDIQMRKAFRSSRTFQQQLFSRTTMPSAMLATYARCDRPPPLERLNEFRDDGRDARKFYTDPDYFFELWRREMLQDTERIQHDRGKKVRQPRSGGADGRGTRRVRVPHSTRDRQKAEVVTRGEHIMAPNQLRRYNIEQYRPDPLYQTTTMTDGGYRAPQSRPASSQPARPNSIEIENQQNRTPRLTGNGHVMGEESPYGPIEPIYGGSIAGTPRRARPSIPPPAPPAPLQPDTPPHHTPTRSALPPPPPPPEGTSPPPVLNGASPPHRTALDAHLDQMHAVIGMMSSEDLPPRAPTPPPAPPAPPPPEDEHRPRPPSPASLLRGASALKPPRPAADPAPDPRSDLLKAIREGIKLRKVEKRCEENTGKYDTLRGVPALHDVASILARRVAVEQSDTSSGNDTDSDDSDQWTDSRA from the exons ATGCCGCTGCCGAAGCGCTGCGTGGAGCCAGTGCACGTGTCGCGCGGGACCGTGCCCGAGCGGCTCGACGTGCCGTCCGAGCTAGAGGCAGTCACGAACGGGACACTTGCCAACACCGTCAG aCAGCTTTCGTCTCTGTCAAAACATGCGGAGGATATGTTCGGCGAGTTGACGCGGGAGGCAACGAGCCTGGCGGAAAGGACAAATGTGCTGCAAGCCCGAATTGATAGGCTCGCTATAAAGGTCACACAGCTGGATTCTGGCGTAGAAGAgg TGTCCCTGCAAGACATCCAAATGCGGAAGGCGTTCCGTTCGTCTAGAACGTTCCAGCAGCAGCTGTTCTCTCGGACCACGATGCcgtctgcgatgctggcgacgTACGCTCGCTGCGACCGCCCGCCGCCACTCGAGCGTCTCAACGAGTTCCGAGATGATGGTAGAGACGCTAGAAAGTTCTACACCGATCCGGATTACTTCTTCGAGCTCTGGCGCAGGGAGATGCTTCAGGACACCGAGAGGATCCAGCACGATCGAGGGAAGAAG GTCCGCCAGCCACGCAGCGGTGGTGCGGACGGTCGCGGCACGAGACGGGTTCGCGTCCCGCATTCGACGCGCGACCGTCAGAAGGCCGAGGTTGTGACGCGCGGGGAACACATAATGGCGCCCAACCAGCTGCGGCGCTACAACATCGAGCAGTACCGGCCCGACCCGCTCTATCAGA CAACTACTATGACGGATGGTGGATACAGAGCGCCTCAGAGCCGACCTGCGTCGTCACAGCCTGCGCGACCGAACTCCATCGAAATCGAGAACCAGCAAAATAGGACTCCCAGGCTCACCGGAAATGGACACG TAATGGGAGAGGAAAGTCCATATGGACCAATAGAGCCAATATACGGAGGTAGTATCGCGGGTACTCCGCGCAGAGCCAGACCTTCCATACCTCCGCCTGCGCCCCCCGCACCACTGCAGCCAGATACACCACCACATCATACACCTACAAG ATCCGCGTTGCCGCCGCCACCGCCGCCGCCGGAAGGCACCTCACCCCCGCCCGTGCTCAACGGCGCTTCGCCCCCGCATCGCACGGCACTGGATGCACATCTCGATCAGATGCATGCCGTCATTG GCATGATGTCATCCGAGGATCTGCCACCACGGGCCCCGACGCCCCCGCCGGCACCTCCAGCTCCTCCACCGCCGGAAGACGAGCACCGACCTCGGCCCCCCTCGCCGGCCTCGCTGCTCCGGGGCGCCTCTGCCCTTAAGCCGCCGCGCCCTGCCGCCGACCCTGCGCCTGATCCACGTTCAGACTTACTCAAAGCTATACGTGAAG GTATTAAACTGCGCAAAGTGGAGAAGCGATGTGAGGAGAACACTGGCAAATACGATACGCTTCGCGGGGTGCCAGCGCTACACGACGTAGCGTCCATTCTCGCGCGGCGGGTTGCCGTGGAGCAGAGCGACACGAGCTCCGGCAACGACACCGACTCGGACGACTCCGACCAGTGGACCGACTCCCGCGCGTGA
- the LOC124536919 gene encoding inhibitor of growth protein 5 has product MTSALYLEHYLDSLQHLPIELQRNFKLMRDLDDRAHGLMRTIDLMADELLPNIPKMDEETKKEKVNTIQGLFNKAKEYGDDKVQLAIQTYELVDKHIRRLDSDLARFESEIQEKVMSSRAAQQAATDQESNPATVKKGRKKHKGSEKAAATTGKKKRTGASSEEDAVASGRSAAKKKAQRKGTTTTTTAVKEQEENADLDSVAGMAHPSDVLDMPVDPNEPTYCLCHQVSYGEMIGCDNPDCPIEWFHFACVDLKIKPKGKWYCPKCTQDRKKK; this is encoded by the coding sequence ATGACTTCAGCTTTATATTTGGAACATTACCTGGACAGTTTGCAGCATTTACCTATAGAATtacaaagaaattttaaattaatgaggGATCTCGACGACAGAGCCCACGGCCTAATGAGGACAATTGATCTTATGGCCGATGAATTGCTTCCCAATATTCCGAAAATGGACGAAGAAACTAAAAAAGAAAAGGTGAATACTATTCagggtttatttaataaagctaaAGAGTACGGAGATGATAAGGTGCAGCTCGCCATTCAGACCTACGAATTAGTTGATAAACACATACGTCGCCTTGATTCTGACCTCGCACGTTTCGAGTCCGAAATACAAGAGAAAGTAATGAGCTCTCGCGCAGCTCAACAGGCTGCCACGGATCAGGAGTCTAATCCTGCTACTGTTAAAAAAGGAAGGAAAAAGCACAAGGGAAGTGAGAAAGCCGCGGCGACAACAGGTAAGAAAAAGCGCACGGGCGCATCGAGCGAGGAGGACGCAGTTGCTAGTGGACGGTCGGCGGCTAAGAAAAAAGCTCAACGAAAAGGTACTACAACTACAACCACAGCTGTTAAAGAGCAGGAAGAAAATGCGGACCTCGATTCCGTTGCGGGAATGGCGCATCCTAGTGACGTACTAGACATGCCTGTTGATCCAAATGAACCTACATACTGCCTTTGTCACCAAGTGTCCTATGGTGAAATGATAGGGTGTGATAATCCCGACTGTCCTATTGAGTGGTTTCACTTTGCATGTGTAGATCTTAAAATTAAGCCGAAAGGCAAGTGGTATTGTCCAAAGTGTACTCAAGACAGAAAAAAGAAATGA